The Micromonospora sp. WMMD961 genome has a segment encoding these proteins:
- a CDS encoding CHAT domain-containing protein, giving the protein MSRFARDAVDRWRRAAARQPRGDRRWAEAQVELGAALLDRYDSHLARQDLIEATVVLEAAIRAMADSFLAQELGTPHGVRALATYTDVLLVRARIEGEPQLLDIAEQYLRFAEDASADLGNSAVLMLKTCQVYRARHDVDGSVDTLYRLTAIAKMAEQWISEEHRPALRGIHAEALVRAFQLTGVEDYVDEALELVSSVDAVGPNQDQIVMLRARCLLARAAGTTHTADVERAVAVLRDHTPRSNEPRFLLGQTLLTLVDRTGRADLLGPAWEEFAAALNTVPERHPHHRMALASLSTVGMKTHQLTGDISALETAIGLLRRALALSVRGEANHALLLDQLGYSLRLLYDATGEPAYLEESLDLLRSALDALPARDPHRVETGLSIAQALRATYLRTGEKALLTEATERALAAGRIDSGAVPVRIQAFDKAAYTLTALGRWKEATDAFEEAITLLPRLASRGRTRHDQYADLGSTAGLAATAASCAIGAGQPERALELLERGRGLLLHQRLTADGEWAALQRVDGRLAADFQRMRRDFEAPAPESPRPTTFGRDRETEWNVLLETIRELPGLGDFLRPPSARQLLDQVDGTVIVPVASELRCDALILREHRVSVLPLPDLSLAEAMTQLRLLQEATTTAYDPAADARGRLRAQSVLGGVLDWLWSALVGPVLDRIDAPEAAGEPPRVWWCPVGPLAFFPLHAAQADTGRSALDRVVSSYTPTVTALARKRAAPRQPSPDARSCVVAMRATPGGPGALPSAEREARSAARALPRAWLGLDARATREQVLDRLADSAYAHFACHAVAEPNDPAQGRLLVHDHQDSPLTVGDVSRLDLEAEFAFLSACATAQAPPALVDEALHITGAFQLAGFRHVIGTLWEVDDAVSLALTTAFYAHGDPTGSAAYALHSAVRGLRDRYPLTPTLWAAHIHTGG; this is encoded by the coding sequence GTGAGTCGCTTTGCGAGGGACGCCGTCGACCGGTGGCGTCGTGCCGCGGCGAGGCAGCCGCGCGGCGACCGGCGTTGGGCCGAGGCCCAGGTGGAGCTGGGGGCCGCGCTGCTCGACAGGTACGACTCGCACCTGGCCCGGCAGGACCTGATCGAGGCCACCGTCGTGCTGGAGGCCGCGATCCGCGCCATGGCCGACTCCTTCCTGGCGCAGGAGTTGGGTACGCCGCACGGTGTCCGCGCGTTGGCCACGTACACCGATGTGCTGCTGGTCAGAGCCCGGATCGAGGGTGAGCCGCAGCTGCTGGACATCGCCGAGCAGTATCTGCGGTTCGCCGAGGACGCCTCGGCCGACCTCGGCAACAGCGCCGTGCTGATGCTCAAGACCTGCCAGGTCTACCGGGCCCGGCACGACGTCGACGGCTCGGTCGACACGCTCTACCGGCTCACGGCCATCGCCAAGATGGCCGAGCAGTGGATCAGCGAGGAGCACCGGCCCGCGTTGCGGGGCATCCACGCGGAGGCGCTGGTGCGCGCCTTCCAGCTCACCGGCGTGGAGGACTACGTCGACGAGGCGTTGGAGCTGGTGTCCTCGGTGGACGCCGTGGGGCCCAACCAGGACCAGATCGTCATGCTGCGGGCCCGGTGCCTGCTGGCCAGGGCGGCCGGGACCACCCACACCGCCGATGTCGAGCGGGCCGTCGCGGTGCTGCGGGACCACACCCCGCGGAGCAACGAGCCGCGTTTCCTGCTCGGGCAGACGTTGCTCACCCTGGTCGACCGCACCGGCCGCGCCGATCTGCTCGGCCCGGCCTGGGAGGAGTTCGCCGCCGCGCTGAACACCGTTCCCGAGCGGCATCCGCATCATCGGATGGCGCTGGCCAGCCTCTCCACCGTCGGCATGAAGACGCACCAGCTCACCGGCGACATCTCCGCCCTGGAGACGGCGATCGGCCTGCTGCGCCGGGCGCTCGCGCTCTCCGTACGCGGCGAGGCCAACCACGCGTTGCTCCTGGACCAGTTGGGCTACAGCCTCCGGTTGCTCTACGACGCGACCGGGGAGCCGGCCTACCTGGAGGAGTCGCTCGACCTGCTGCGCAGCGCGCTGGACGCCCTGCCCGCACGCGATCCGCACCGAGTCGAAACCGGGTTGTCCATCGCGCAGGCGTTGCGGGCGACCTACCTGCGTACCGGCGAGAAGGCCCTGCTCACCGAGGCCACCGAACGGGCGCTCGCCGCCGGCCGTATCGACTCCGGGGCCGTGCCGGTCCGGATCCAGGCGTTCGACAAGGCGGCCTACACGCTGACCGCGCTGGGCCGGTGGAAAGAGGCGACGGATGCCTTCGAGGAGGCGATCACGTTGCTGCCCCGGCTGGCGTCGCGGGGGCGTACCCGACACGACCAGTACGCCGACCTCGGCTCGACGGCCGGGTTGGCGGCGACCGCCGCCTCCTGCGCCATCGGCGCCGGGCAGCCGGAGCGGGCTTTGGAGCTGCTGGAGCGCGGCCGGGGCCTGCTGCTGCACCAGCGGTTGACGGCGGACGGAGAGTGGGCGGCGCTGCAACGCGTCGACGGGCGGCTGGCGGCGGATTTCCAGCGGATGCGCCGGGATTTCGAAGCGCCCGCCCCCGAGTCCCCCCGACCCACCACCTTCGGTCGGGACCGGGAGACCGAGTGGAACGTGCTGCTGGAGACGATCCGGGAGCTGCCCGGCCTGGGCGATTTCCTTCGTCCGCCCAGCGCGCGACAGTTGCTCGACCAGGTCGACGGGACCGTGATCGTGCCGGTCGCGAGCGAGTTGCGCTGCGACGCACTCATCCTGCGGGAGCACCGCGTGTCGGTGCTGCCGCTGCCGGATCTGTCCCTGGCCGAGGCGATGACGCAGCTGCGGCTGCTCCAGGAGGCGACCACCACGGCGTACGATCCGGCGGCGGACGCCCGAGGCAGGCTGCGCGCCCAGTCGGTGCTCGGCGGCGTACTCGATTGGTTGTGGTCTGCCCTGGTCGGGCCGGTGCTGGACCGGATCGACGCGCCCGAGGCCGCCGGCGAGCCGCCGCGGGTCTGGTGGTGCCCGGTCGGTCCGCTGGCGTTCTTTCCCCTGCACGCCGCGCAGGCCGACACCGGCCGGTCCGCCCTCGACCGGGTGGTCTCCTCCTACACCCCGACGGTGACCGCGCTGGCCCGCAAACGCGCCGCGCCGCGGCAGCCCTCGCCCGACGCCCGGTCCTGTGTGGTGGCGATGCGCGCCACCCCCGGCGGCCCGGGCGCGCTGCCCAGCGCCGAACGCGAGGCGAGGTCGGCGGCGCGGGCGCTGCCCCGAGCGTGGCTCGGGCTGGACGCGCGGGCCACCCGGGAGCAGGTCCTGGACCGGTTGGCCGACTCGGCCTACGCGCACTTCGCGTGCCACGCCGTCGCCGAGCCGAACGACCCGGCGCAGGGCCGGCTGCTCGTGCACGACCACCAGGACAGCCCGCTCACCGTTGGCGACGTGTCCCGGCTCGACCTGGAGGCGGAGTTCGCCTTCCTGTCGGCCTGCGCGACCGCCCAGGCCCCACCGGCCCTGGTCGACGAGGCGCTGCACATCACCGGCGCCTTCCAGCTCGCCGGGTTCCGGCATGTCATCGGCACCCTGTGGGAGGTCGACGACGCGGTCTCCCTCGCCCTGACCACCGCCTTCTACGCGCACGGCGATCCGACCGGGTCGGCCGCGTACGCGCTGCACTCGGCCGTGCGGGGGTTGCGGGACCGCTACCCGCTGACGCCGACGCTGTGGGCGGCGCACATCCACACCGGCGGCTGA
- a CDS encoding nitroreductase/quinone reductase family protein, with amino-acid sequence MTSLSHLPPEIRRAIEITPAAGTRERIVDITTTGRRTGRQRRIEIFFYRAHGATYLCSGAGGGPTDWHANLRANPAFTFHLKNGVTADLPAHATPVTDPAERAAVLAAIVDDLNQPHDPGTIRPTRLADWANSRLMRIHFD; translated from the coding sequence ATGACGTCGCTGTCACACCTACCGCCGGAGATCAGGCGAGCCATCGAGATCACGCCCGCGGCCGGCACCCGCGAACGGATCGTGGACATCACCACCACCGGGCGGCGCACCGGACGACAGCGCCGCATCGAGATCTTCTTCTACCGCGCCCACGGCGCCACGTACCTCTGCAGCGGCGCGGGCGGAGGCCCCACCGACTGGCACGCCAACCTCCGCGCGAACCCCGCCTTCACCTTCCACCTGAAGAACGGCGTCACGGCCGACCTACCGGCCCACGCCACCCCCGTCACCGACCCGGCCGAACGAGCGGCGGTCCTCGCCGCCATCGTCGACGACCTCAACCAACCCCACGACCCCGGCACGATCCGGCCGACCCGGCTGGCGGACTGGGCAAACAGCAGACTGATGCGCATCCATTTCGACTGA
- a CDS encoding TetR/AcrR family transcriptional regulator, which produces MVDDVPADLARLWRLPTSVRRGRPAELDVERVVGAAVDLADQEGLDGVTLQKVAQTLGFTKMSLYRHVGSKEELVELMTDHATGPAPRLDADNWRDGVHRWAAAIRARYAEHPWLVEVPIAGPPRGPNAIGWMDAFLRVLHDTGLDPRTKAGVLVVVSGYVRNAILQGRQMAEGRSGTGLSQTDVEQNYGRALAALVQPERFPEAAPLFAAGAFESEPGEDPEDQDFAFGLNLILDGIEAAVARRTS; this is translated from the coding sequence ATGGTTGATGACGTGCCCGCCGACCTGGCGCGGCTCTGGCGGCTGCCGACGTCCGTACGCCGCGGCCGACCCGCTGAACTCGACGTGGAGCGGGTCGTCGGCGCCGCAGTGGACCTGGCGGACCAGGAAGGCCTGGACGGGGTGACCCTGCAGAAGGTCGCGCAGACTCTCGGCTTCACCAAGATGTCGCTGTACCGGCACGTGGGCTCGAAGGAGGAACTCGTCGAACTGATGACCGACCACGCCACCGGGCCCGCTCCCCGGCTGGACGCGGACAATTGGCGTGACGGGGTTCATCGCTGGGCGGCGGCGATCCGCGCCCGGTACGCCGAACACCCGTGGCTCGTGGAGGTGCCGATCGCCGGCCCACCCCGAGGGCCGAACGCCATCGGCTGGATGGACGCGTTCCTGCGGGTCCTGCACGACACCGGCCTGGATCCGAGGACGAAGGCAGGCGTACTCGTCGTCGTCAGCGGTTACGTGCGCAACGCGATCCTGCAGGGCCGGCAGATGGCGGAGGGCCGCAGCGGCACCGGGCTCAGCCAGACGGACGTCGAGCAGAACTACGGCCGCGCCCTCGCCGCGCTTGTCCAGCCGGAGCGCTTCCCCGAGGCCGCGCCGCTGTTCGCGGCGGGCGCGTTCGAGAGCGAACCGGGCGAGGACCCAGAGGACCAGGACTTCGCCTTCGGCCTCAACCTGATCCTCGACGGCATCGAGGCTGCCGTCGCGCGGCGTACTTCCTGA
- a CDS encoding glucose 1-dehydrogenase, giving the protein MSRFSAHTVLVTGGTGGQGASHVRAFHAEGANVVIADIDAERGAALATELGDTALFVRLDVSDEKSWAAAVEATEEAFGALTILVNNAGVQNPPALIESTDSATWARILDINLTGTFLGIKTAAPALRRAGGGVIVNIASVMGTGGTAFYAPYVASKWAIRGLTQTAALELGRDNIRVNTIHPGVVATAFITEPAAGADAPIADFYTPEPFAVPRLGQPADITATLLFLASPEAAFITGAEHIVDGGLLLGPALKEAA; this is encoded by the coding sequence ATGTCCCGCTTCAGCGCTCACACAGTTCTCGTCACCGGCGGCACGGGTGGGCAGGGCGCCAGCCACGTCCGCGCCTTCCACGCCGAGGGCGCCAACGTCGTCATCGCCGACATCGACGCCGAGCGCGGCGCCGCCCTCGCCACCGAGCTGGGTGACACAGCGCTCTTCGTACGCCTCGACGTCTCCGACGAGAAGTCGTGGGCCGCCGCCGTCGAGGCGACCGAGGAAGCGTTCGGCGCGCTCACCATCCTGGTCAACAACGCCGGAGTGCAGAACCCGCCGGCCCTCATCGAGTCCACCGATTCGGCCACCTGGGCTCGCATCCTCGACATCAACCTCACCGGCACGTTCCTCGGCATCAAGACCGCCGCACCAGCGCTGCGACGAGCGGGCGGTGGGGTGATCGTCAACATCGCCTCCGTCATGGGCACCGGAGGCACCGCCTTCTACGCGCCCTACGTCGCCAGCAAGTGGGCCATCCGCGGGCTCACCCAGACCGCCGCCCTCGAACTGGGTCGCGACAACATCCGCGTCAACACCATCCACCCCGGCGTCGTCGCCACCGCGTTCATCACCGAACCAGCTGCCGGTGCCGACGCGCCGATCGCCGACTTCTACACCCCCGAGCCGTTCGCCGTTCCTCGGCTCGGGCAACCTGCCGACATCACCGCAACGCTGCTGTTCCTGGCCTCGCCTGAGGCCGCCTTCATCACCGGCGCCGAGCACATCGTCGACGGCGGGCTGCTCCTCGGACCCGCCCTGAAGGAGGCCGCATGA
- a CDS encoding tetratricopeptide repeat protein, giving the protein MGRWFNRSRKRDDEPPREPEPTGPVIEITLTGGGRRPTTTTIGGPTAYGLQYRAFHDQYGATDPRTLAAGTGYAQELMRSNDVAEAVTVYQEVVGLRSSAQGPEHPDTLRSKHSLAFALWQRGSHAEAERVQRDVYEARRRVLGDSDADTLHSGNNLGWLLIELGRLDEAEPLLRTVADGMARTLGRDDAATLACQMKLAGLQHLQGGSQQAERALRDVVRRMTRTLGPTSPVTLQARSNLLVVLLDNGRAAEAVDAAQALADDAGRVLGTTDGVRLHARHSLARALAGVGRRADAIRLLADTLPDSERGRGVDHPGTLEMRTFFAQLLIDAGDRRAGREARAALAGCERVHGPTHPDTEKARALVRLIDGR; this is encoded by the coding sequence GTGGGCAGATGGTTCAACCGCAGCCGTAAACGCGACGACGAGCCCCCGCGCGAGCCGGAGCCGACCGGCCCGGTCATCGAGATCACCCTCACCGGGGGCGGTCGTCGCCCGACCACCACGACGATCGGCGGTCCGACCGCCTACGGGTTGCAGTACCGCGCCTTCCACGATCAGTACGGCGCGACCGATCCGCGGACCTTGGCGGCGGGGACCGGTTACGCGCAGGAGCTGATGCGCAGCAACGACGTCGCCGAGGCCGTGACCGTCTACCAGGAGGTCGTCGGGTTGCGCAGCTCGGCGCAGGGGCCCGAGCACCCGGATACCCTGCGCAGCAAGCACAGCCTGGCCTTCGCGCTCTGGCAGCGCGGCTCCCACGCCGAGGCGGAACGGGTGCAACGAGACGTCTACGAGGCGCGCCGCCGGGTGCTCGGCGACTCCGACGCCGATACGCTGCACAGCGGCAACAACCTCGGCTGGTTGCTGATCGAGCTGGGTCGCCTCGACGAGGCCGAGCCGCTGCTACGCACGGTCGCCGACGGCATGGCACGGACGCTGGGCCGCGACGACGCGGCCACCCTGGCCTGCCAGATGAAGCTGGCCGGGCTCCAGCACCTCCAGGGCGGCAGCCAGCAGGCCGAGCGGGCCCTGCGGGACGTCGTACGGCGGATGACCAGGACGTTGGGCCCCACCAGCCCGGTGACGCTGCAGGCCCGCAGCAACCTACTGGTCGTCCTGCTCGACAACGGCCGGGCGGCCGAGGCGGTCGACGCCGCCCAGGCACTCGCCGACGACGCCGGGCGCGTCCTCGGCACCACCGACGGGGTACGCCTGCACGCCCGGCACTCCCTGGCCAGGGCCCTCGCCGGGGTGGGCCGGCGGGCCGACGCGATCCGGTTGCTGGCCGACACACTGCCGGACAGTGAACGGGGCCGGGGCGTCGACCACCCCGGAACCCTGGAGATGCGCACGTTCTTCGCCCAGCTGCTCATCGACGCCGGCGACCGGCGGGCGGGCCGGGAGGCGCGCGCCGCGCTGGCCGGGTGCGAACGCGTACACGGCCCAACCCACCCCGATACGGAGAAGGCCCGGGCGCTGGTCCGGCTCATCGACGGGCGTTGA
- a CDS encoding TetR/AcrR family transcriptional regulator produces the protein MTTYHQRVARQKRALIVQAATQLFLELGYDRASLARIAEEAGVSKATLFKQFPTKAALFDAIVVDSWAGGDEAEVPSTGDLTAGLTALGRHYAALLGRPGMADLFRIVIAELPRFPELAKAHFAEGKLPYFETVRAYLVAEHDAGTADVADPQMAATQFLGMISNYLFWPSLLVPGWTVTPERVIAVVDDAVRTMVARYGATSAQGAA, from the coding sequence ATGACGACCTATCACCAGCGGGTGGCTCGGCAGAAGCGCGCGCTGATCGTGCAGGCCGCCACGCAGCTGTTCCTCGAGTTGGGCTACGACCGGGCGTCGCTGGCGCGCATCGCCGAGGAGGCTGGGGTGTCGAAGGCGACGCTGTTCAAGCAGTTCCCGACGAAGGCGGCCCTGTTCGATGCCATCGTCGTCGACTCCTGGGCCGGTGGTGATGAGGCCGAGGTGCCGTCAACGGGTGACCTGACGGCCGGGCTGACCGCGCTCGGGCGGCACTACGCGGCGCTGTTGGGGCGGCCGGGGATGGCGGATCTGTTCCGCATCGTCATCGCCGAGCTGCCCCGCTTCCCGGAGTTGGCCAAGGCGCACTTCGCGGAGGGCAAGCTGCCGTACTTCGAGACGGTTCGGGCCTACCTCGTGGCCGAGCACGACGCGGGGACGGCGGACGTCGCGGACCCGCAGATGGCCGCCACGCAGTTCCTCGGGATGATCTCCAACTACCTGTTCTGGCCGAGCCTGCTGGTCCCGGGATGGACGGTGACCCCCGAGCGCGTGATCGCTGTGGTGGACGACGCCGTCCGCACCATGGTCGCGCGATACGGGGCAACCAGCGCTCAGGGCGCGGCCTGA